Proteins from a single region of Amycolatopsis sp. CA-230715:
- a CDS encoding DUF397 domain-containing protein, with the protein MSDQPVDDKAHIRHELDLTNAPWIRAEPEGVTLDDCVEYAFVEHTDGVTYTAMRQSAKPDGVVLVFTPSEWDAFVKGVRDGEFDLPEDFEEETPESTGKPEAQS; encoded by the coding sequence ATGAGCGACCAGCCCGTCGACGACAAAGCGCATATCCGGCACGAGCTGGACCTGACCAACGCGCCGTGGATCCGCGCCGAACCCGAGGGCGTCACGCTCGACGACTGCGTCGAGTACGCGTTCGTCGAGCACACCGACGGCGTCACCTACACCGCGATGCGCCAGTCCGCCAAACCGGACGGCGTCGTCCTCGTCTTCACCCCGTCGGAATGGGACGCCTTCGTCAAAGGCGTGCGGGACGGCGAATTCGACCTCCCCGAGGATTTCGAAGAAGAAACCCCCGAAAGCACCGGAAAACCCGAAGCTCAGTCCTGA
- a CDS encoding acetolactate synthase large subunit, translating into MTSATSRSDTNSGAPNPASPSTMGARPKPAPPAGTPVRVTGAQSLVRSLESVGAEVVFGIPGGTILPAYDPLLDSTKVRHVLVRHEQGAGHAATGYAQATGKVGVCMATSGPGATNLVTPLADANMDSVPVVAITGQQSRSLIGTDAFQEADICGITMPVTKHNFLVTDPAEIPRTIAEAFHLASTGRPGPVLVDIPKDVLQETTSFAWPPEMRLPGYRPTLRPHGKQVREAAKLITNARRPVLYVGGGVIKAQASKELLELAELTGIPVVTTLMARGAFPDSHRQHLGMPGMHGSVAAVAAMQRADLLIALGARFDDRVTGQLSSFAPDATVVHADIDPAEISKNRKADVPIVGDCAEIITELIAAVRAEHGEPDLAAWWTQVSEWRDGFPPGYEWPDDGTLSPQYVIERIGQLVGPDAVYTAGVGQHQMWAAQFVKYEKPMSWINSGGLGTMGFAVPAAMGAKFGQPDKQVWAIDGDGCFQMTNQELATCAIEGAPIKVAVINNGNLGMVRQWQNLFYSERYSNTDLGTHKHRIPDFTLLAEALGCAGLRCETKEDVDKVIGRAMEINDRPVVIDFVVGKDAQVWPMVAAGTGNDEIMAARGIRPLFDDDEVSVEPVEAAAEASQAQGEAR; encoded by the coding sequence ATGACTAGCGCCACATCGCGATCGGACACGAACTCCGGTGCGCCGAATCCGGCGTCGCCGAGCACCATGGGAGCCCGCCCGAAGCCCGCGCCGCCCGCGGGCACGCCGGTGCGGGTCACCGGTGCGCAGTCGCTCGTGCGGTCACTCGAATCCGTTGGCGCCGAAGTGGTGTTCGGGATCCCCGGCGGCACGATCCTCCCCGCGTACGACCCGCTGCTCGACTCGACGAAGGTCCGGCACGTCCTGGTCCGCCACGAGCAGGGCGCGGGCCACGCCGCCACCGGCTACGCGCAGGCGACCGGCAAGGTCGGCGTGTGCATGGCCACCTCCGGCCCCGGCGCGACGAATCTCGTCACCCCGCTCGCCGACGCGAACATGGACTCGGTGCCGGTGGTCGCGATCACCGGGCAGCAGTCGCGGAGCCTGATCGGCACCGACGCCTTCCAGGAAGCCGACATCTGCGGTATCACGATGCCGGTGACCAAGCACAACTTCCTGGTCACCGACCCCGCCGAGATCCCGCGCACGATCGCCGAAGCGTTCCACCTCGCCTCCACCGGGCGCCCCGGCCCTGTTCTCGTCGACATCCCGAAGGACGTCCTGCAGGAGACCACGTCGTTCGCGTGGCCGCCGGAGATGCGCCTGCCCGGCTACCGGCCGACGCTGCGCCCGCACGGCAAGCAGGTCCGCGAAGCCGCGAAGCTGATCACGAACGCGCGCCGTCCCGTTCTCTACGTCGGCGGCGGCGTGATCAAGGCGCAGGCGTCGAAGGAACTGCTGGAACTGGCCGAGCTGACCGGGATCCCGGTCGTCACCACGCTGATGGCGCGCGGCGCGTTCCCCGATTCGCACCGCCAGCACCTCGGCATGCCTGGCATGCACGGGTCGGTCGCCGCCGTCGCCGCGATGCAGCGCGCGGACCTGCTGATCGCGCTCGGCGCCCGCTTCGACGACCGCGTCACCGGGCAGCTGTCCTCGTTCGCACCGGACGCGACCGTGGTGCACGCCGACATCGACCCCGCCGAGATCTCCAAGAACCGCAAGGCGGACGTGCCGATCGTCGGCGACTGCGCGGAGATCATCACCGAGCTGATCGCCGCGGTCCGCGCGGAGCACGGCGAGCCCGATCTCGCCGCGTGGTGGACGCAGGTCAGCGAATGGCGCGACGGTTTCCCGCCCGGGTACGAGTGGCCGGACGACGGCACGCTGTCGCCGCAGTACGTCATCGAGCGCATCGGCCAGCTCGTCGGCCCGGACGCGGTCTACACCGCGGGCGTCGGCCAGCACCAGATGTGGGCGGCCCAGTTCGTCAAGTACGAGAAGCCGATGTCGTGGATCAACTCCGGCGGGCTCGGCACGATGGGCTTCGCGGTGCCCGCCGCGATGGGCGCCAAGTTCGGCCAGCCGGACAAGCAGGTCTGGGCGATCGACGGCGACGGCTGCTTCCAGATGACCAACCAGGAACTGGCCACCTGCGCCATCGAGGGCGCGCCGATCAAGGTCGCGGTGATCAACAACGGCAACCTCGGCATGGTCCGGCAGTGGCAGAACCTGTTCTATTCGGAGCGGTACTCCAACACCGACCTCGGTACCCACAAGCACCGCATCCCCGATTTCACCCTGCTCGCCGAGGCGCTCGGCTGCGCGGGCCTTCGCTGCGAGACCAAGGAAGACGTGGACAAGGTCATCGGGCGCGCGATGGAGATCAACGACCGCCCCGTCGTGATCGACTTCGTGGTGGGGAAGGATGCCCAGGTGTGGCCGATGGTGGCCGCGGGGACCGGGAACGACGAAATCATGGCCGCGCGGGGCATCCGGCCGCTGTTCGACGACGACGAGGTGTCGGTCGAACCGGTCGAGGCCGCGGCCGAAGCTTCGCAAGCGCAGGGAGAGGCTCGATGA
- the ilvC gene encoding ketol-acid reductoisomerase, which translates to MAAEIFYDDDADLGIIQGRKVAVIGYGSQGHAHALSLRDSGVDVRIGLPEGSKSRAKAEEEGLRVLTPAEAAAEADLISIQAPDTVQRTVYANDIAPNLKPGDALFFSHGFNIRYGYIDAPEGVDVVLVAPKGPGHLVRRQFVDGKGVPNLVAVEKDASGTALALGLSYSKGIGGTRAGTIKTTFTEETETDLFGEQAVLCGGTSHLIQAGFETLVEAGYQPEIAYFEVLHELKLIVDLIYEGGIARQRYSCSDTAEYGDLTRGPRVITDSTKAEMKKILGEIQDGSFAKEWVAEDDNGRPNFLALRQKGKDHPIEEVGAKLRGLMSWVDRPITETA; encoded by the coding sequence ATGGCAGCGGAAATCTTCTACGACGACGACGCCGACCTCGGCATCATCCAGGGCCGCAAGGTCGCCGTGATCGGCTACGGCAGCCAGGGGCACGCGCACGCGCTGAGCCTGCGCGACTCCGGTGTCGACGTCCGCATCGGACTGCCCGAGGGGTCGAAGTCCCGGGCGAAGGCGGAGGAAGAGGGCCTGCGGGTGCTCACCCCGGCCGAGGCCGCCGCGGAGGCGGACCTCATCTCCATCCAGGCGCCGGACACTGTGCAGCGCACCGTGTACGCGAACGACATCGCGCCGAACCTCAAGCCCGGTGACGCGCTGTTCTTCAGCCACGGCTTCAACATCCGCTACGGCTACATCGACGCGCCCGAAGGCGTCGACGTCGTCCTGGTCGCGCCGAAGGGCCCCGGCCACCTCGTGCGCCGCCAGTTCGTCGACGGCAAGGGTGTGCCGAACCTGGTCGCGGTGGAGAAGGACGCCTCCGGCACCGCGCTCGCGCTCGGCCTGTCCTACTCGAAGGGCATCGGCGGCACCCGCGCCGGCACCATCAAGACCACCTTCACCGAGGAGACCGAGACCGACCTCTTCGGCGAGCAGGCGGTGCTGTGCGGTGGCACCTCGCACCTCATCCAGGCCGGGTTCGAGACCCTCGTCGAGGCGGGCTACCAGCCGGAGATCGCCTACTTCGAGGTGCTGCACGAGCTGAAGCTCATCGTCGACCTGATCTACGAAGGCGGCATCGCGCGCCAGCGCTACTCCTGCAGCGACACCGCGGAGTACGGCGACCTGACCCGCGGCCCGCGCGTCATTACCGACAGCACCAAGGCGGAGATGAAGAAGATCCTCGGCGAGATCCAGGACGGCAGCTTCGCGAAGGAATGGGTGGCCGAGGACGACAACGGCCGCCCGAACTTCCTCGCGCTGCGCCAGAAGGGCAAGGACCACCCGATCGAGGAGGTCGGCGCCAAGCTGCGCGGCCTGATGTCCTGGGTCGACCGCCCCATCACCGAAACGGCGTAG
- a CDS encoding nuclear transport factor 2 family protein encodes MTTPRAVFERLLRGIEEGRWTELADLYAEDTAVEIPRGATAIRLDGRHAVRAHFDHAPDLGLSIGDPVVHETTDPEVIVAEYRYRSDAFDAANIGVLRIRDGLIQASRDYHDHLALAAAIGGLDELASTVEKANARLGSDPLTSPGTPSAPANTPEGTFERLVYGLSAGLREEQAELYAEPTLVTHPFRASTPPLRTRAELRAHFARAKVDLRARNLVLHKGIDPELVIGEFQYTGDASTGKRFLASNIFVTRVRDGLIVESRDYGDGLALSAAAGTLPDLIAAARGYAGPRK; translated from the coding sequence ATGACCACCCCGCGCGCCGTGTTCGAGCGACTCCTGCGAGGAATCGAGGAGGGGCGCTGGACCGAACTGGCCGACTTGTACGCTGAGGACACCGCCGTCGAGATCCCGCGCGGCGCCACCGCGATCCGGCTCGACGGCAGGCACGCGGTCCGCGCGCATTTCGACCACGCCCCGGATCTCGGCCTGTCCATTGGTGATCCCGTGGTGCACGAGACGACCGATCCCGAGGTGATCGTCGCCGAGTACCGCTACCGTTCCGACGCGTTCGACGCCGCGAACATCGGCGTGCTGCGGATCCGCGACGGCCTGATCCAGGCTTCACGGGACTACCACGACCACCTCGCGCTCGCGGCCGCGATCGGTGGCCTCGACGAACTGGCGTCGACCGTCGAAAAAGCCAACGCCCGCTTGGGAAGTGATCCGCTGACCTCACCGGGCACCCCGTCAGCGCCCGCGAACACCCCCGAAGGCACCTTCGAGCGGCTTGTTTACGGGCTCTCCGCGGGACTTCGCGAAGAGCAGGCAGAGCTGTACGCGGAACCGACCCTGGTGACCCACCCGTTCCGCGCGTCGACGCCCCCGCTGCGGACCAGGGCGGAGTTGCGGGCGCACTTCGCGCGGGCGAAGGTCGATCTGCGGGCGCGAAACCTGGTGCTGCACAAGGGAATCGACCCGGAGCTGGTGATCGGCGAGTTCCAGTACACCGGCGACGCGAGCACCGGGAAGCGGTTCCTCGCGTCGAACATCTTCGTGACGCGGGTGCGGGACGGCCTGATCGTGGAATCACGCGATTACGGCGACGGGCTCGCGCTTTCCGCGGCCGCGGGCACGCTCCCCGATCTCATCGCCGCCGCGCGCGGTTATGCGGGTCCCCGAAAGTGA
- the cimA gene encoding citramalate synthase, translating to MTRKEPADTPLGDDFHLYDTTLRDGAQREGISYSATDKLAVARLLDELGVGFIEGGWPGALPKDTEFFARAAKGELALKHAALVAFGATRKAGAKASEDKQVRALLDSQAPVVTLVAKSDLRHIERALRVDVDEACAMVRDTVSFLVGEARRVFLDAEHFFDGYAYDPDTSLRVLDAAATAGADVVVLCDTNGGQLPLGLAETVREVADRTGFRLGIHCQDDTSCAVANSVAAVQAGATHVQCTANGYGERAGNADLFAVTGNLVTKLGMEVLPTGGAAELSRVSHALAEIANIAPDTHQAYVGSSAFAHKAGLHASAIKVDPLLYNHIDPASVGNDMRVLVTEMAGRASLELKGRELGVDLAGQPEALTSAVNKVKRLEAGGWSFEAADASLELLLRREVDGPQNRVLDNPPFELESYRVVLDHRSDGEVVSEATVKVHVAGQRVIATAEGNGPVHALDAALRQALSPHLSWLDTVELADYKVRILPGHPGTDAVTRVLVETTDGSREWTTVGVHGNIVEASWLALYDALVHKSLSVRA from the coding sequence GTGACCCGCAAGGAGCCGGCCGATACCCCGCTCGGCGACGATTTCCACCTCTACGACACGACCCTGCGCGACGGGGCGCAGCGGGAGGGGATCTCGTACTCGGCCACCGACAAGCTGGCCGTGGCGCGGTTGCTCGACGAGCTCGGGGTCGGCTTCATCGAGGGCGGGTGGCCGGGCGCGCTGCCGAAGGACACGGAGTTCTTCGCCAGGGCCGCGAAGGGGGAGCTGGCGCTCAAGCACGCCGCGCTCGTCGCCTTCGGGGCCACGCGGAAGGCGGGCGCGAAAGCGAGTGAGGACAAGCAGGTCCGCGCGCTGCTCGACTCGCAGGCCCCGGTGGTGACGCTGGTGGCCAAATCGGACTTGCGCCACATCGAACGCGCGCTGCGGGTCGACGTGGACGAGGCGTGCGCGATGGTCCGCGACACGGTGTCCTTCCTCGTCGGTGAGGCCCGCCGCGTTTTCCTTGACGCGGAACACTTCTTCGACGGCTACGCGTACGATCCGGACACTTCGCTGCGCGTGCTCGACGCGGCCGCGACGGCGGGCGCGGACGTCGTGGTGCTGTGCGACACCAACGGCGGGCAGCTTCCGCTCGGGCTCGCCGAAACGGTCCGCGAGGTGGCGGATCGCACCGGGTTCCGGCTCGGGATCCATTGCCAGGACGACACTTCGTGCGCGGTGGCGAACAGCGTCGCCGCGGTTCAGGCCGGCGCGACGCACGTCCAGTGCACCGCGAACGGCTACGGCGAACGGGCGGGCAACGCCGATCTGTTCGCCGTGACGGGAAACCTGGTGACCAAGCTCGGGATGGAGGTGCTCCCGACCGGAGGCGCCGCCGAGCTTTCCCGCGTCTCCCATGCCCTTGCCGAAATCGCGAACATCGCACCCGACACCCACCAGGCCTACGTCGGGTCTTCGGCCTTCGCCCACAAGGCGGGGCTGCACGCGAGCGCGATCAAGGTGGATCCGTTGCTGTACAACCACATCGATCCAGCTTCTGTCGGCAACGACATGCGGGTACTGGTCACCGAGATGGCCGGCAGGGCCAGTCTCGAGCTCAAGGGACGTGAGCTCGGGGTCGATCTTGCCGGCCAGCCCGAAGCGCTCACGAGCGCGGTCAACAAGGTGAAGCGGCTCGAAGCGGGCGGTTGGTCGTTCGAAGCGGCCGATGCCTCGCTGGAGTTGTTGCTGCGCCGCGAAGTCGACGGCCCGCAGAACCGCGTGCTCGACAACCCGCCGTTCGAGCTGGAGTCCTACCGCGTGGTGCTCGACCACCGCTCCGACGGCGAGGTGGTGTCCGAGGCCACGGTGAAGGTGCACGTCGCGGGGCAGCGCGTGATCGCGACGGCGGAAGGGAACGGCCCGGTGCACGCGCTGGACGCCGCGCTGCGCCAGGCGCTCAGCCCGCACCTGTCCTGGTTGGACACCGTTGAGCTGGCCGACTACAAGGTGCGCATCCTGCCGGGCCACCCCGGCACGGACGCGGTCACGCGCGTGCTCGTGGAAACCACCGACGGCAGTCGCGAGTGGACGACCGTCGGCGTGCACGGCAACATCGTCGAAGCGAGCTGGCTAGCCCTGTACGACGCGCTGGTGCACAAGTCGCTTTCCGTGCGTGCGTAG
- the serA gene encoding phosphoglycerate dehydrogenase has product MTTSEKPTVLIAEKLAPSTLSVFGDEVEVQHVDGTDRPALLEAVKTADALLVRSATKVDAEVFAATSRLKVVARAGVGLDNVEVPAATERGVLVVNAPTSNIVSAAEHAVALLLAVARRVPAADQSLRGGEWKRSSYSGVEINGKTVGVVGLGKIGQLFAQRIAAFGTEVIAYDPYVSAARAAQLGIELVSLDELLERADAISIHLPKTPETKGLINAEALKKTKPGVIIVNAARGGLVVEEDLAEAVRSGHVGGAGVDVFVTEPTTASPLFELPNVVVTPHLGASTAEAQDRAGTDVAKSVLLALRGDFVPDAVNVAAGGTVGEEVRPFLPLAQKLGTVLAALSQNAPSSVTVVVRGELSGEDVSVLPLAALRGVFSGVVEDQVTFVNAPRLAEELGVHVEVVTEPESPNHRSLVTIKAVHADGTTLTVSGAVTGKDEVEKLVEVNGRSFDIRAEGNVLLLEYPDRPGIMGRVGTLLGEAGINIAAAQISQTTDADAVMLLRVDRPVDAHLLEPIGAAVGANTIRAVKFD; this is encoded by the coding sequence GTGACCACATCAGAGAAACCGACTGTCCTCATCGCGGAGAAGCTCGCGCCCTCCACGCTGAGTGTGTTCGGGGACGAGGTGGAGGTCCAGCATGTGGACGGCACCGATCGTCCCGCTCTGCTCGAGGCCGTGAAGACCGCCGACGCGCTGCTCGTGCGCTCGGCGACGAAGGTCGACGCGGAGGTGTTCGCGGCGACCAGCAGGCTCAAGGTCGTGGCCCGCGCCGGCGTCGGGCTCGACAACGTCGAGGTGCCCGCGGCGACCGAGCGCGGCGTCCTGGTCGTCAACGCGCCCACGTCCAACATCGTCTCCGCCGCCGAGCACGCCGTCGCGCTGCTGCTCGCGGTGGCGCGGCGCGTACCGGCCGCCGACCAGAGCCTGCGCGGCGGCGAGTGGAAGCGCAGCTCGTACTCCGGCGTCGAAATCAACGGCAAGACCGTCGGCGTGGTGGGCCTCGGCAAGATCGGCCAGCTCTTCGCGCAGCGCATCGCCGCGTTCGGCACCGAGGTCATCGCCTACGACCCGTACGTCTCGGCGGCGCGCGCCGCACAGCTCGGCATCGAGCTGGTGAGCCTCGACGAACTGCTCGAGCGCGCCGACGCCATTTCCATCCACCTGCCGAAGACGCCGGAAACCAAGGGCCTCATCAACGCCGAGGCGCTGAAGAAGACCAAGCCCGGCGTGATCATCGTGAACGCGGCGCGCGGCGGCCTCGTCGTCGAGGAGGACCTCGCGGAGGCCGTCCGCTCCGGCCACGTCGGCGGTGCGGGCGTGGACGTGTTCGTGACCGAGCCGACCACGGCCAGCCCGCTGTTCGAGCTGCCGAACGTCGTGGTGACCCCGCACCTCGGCGCCTCGACCGCCGAAGCGCAGGACAGGGCGGGCACGGACGTGGCCAAGTCGGTGCTGCTCGCGCTCCGCGGCGACTTCGTGCCCGACGCGGTGAACGTGGCCGCGGGCGGCACGGTCGGCGAGGAGGTGCGCCCGTTCCTGCCGCTCGCGCAGAAGCTCGGCACCGTGCTCGCCGCGCTGAGCCAGAACGCGCCTTCGTCGGTGACCGTGGTGGTGCGGGGCGAACTGTCCGGTGAGGACGTCAGCGTGCTGCCGCTCGCCGCGCTGCGCGGGGTGTTCTCCGGGGTGGTCGAGGACCAGGTCACCTTCGTCAACGCGCCGCGGCTCGCGGAGGAGCTCGGCGTGCACGTCGAGGTCGTCACCGAGCCGGAAAGCCCGAACCACCGCAGCCTCGTCACGATCAAGGCGGTCCACGCCGACGGCACCACGCTCACCGTGTCCGGTGCGGTCACCGGCAAGGACGAGGTCGAGAAGCTGGTGGAGGTCAACGGCCGCTCGTTCGACATCCGCGCCGAGGGCAACGTGCTGCTGCTCGAATACCCCGACCGGCCGGGCATCATGGGCCGCGTCGGCACCCTGCTCGGCGAAGCGGGCATCAACATCGCGGCCGCGCAGATCAGCCAGACCACCGACGCCGACGCCGTGATGCTGCTGCGCGTCGACCGCCCGGTGGACGCGCACCTGCTCGAGCCGATCGGCGCCGCCGTCGGCGCCAACACGATCCGCGCGGTGAAGTTCGACTGA
- a CDS encoding fumarylacetoacetate hydrolase family protein: protein MRLARIAHPGGVAFASVEGEGDDAQVLEIAEHPFGNPNFTGKRWPLADVRLLAPILPTKVIAVGRNYAKHAAEFGNEVPSDPMLFIKPSTTVIGPNVAIKRPSGVGRVDFEGELAVVIGQPVKNVPAARAASAVLGYTVANDVSARDLQKSDGQWGRAKGFDTFCPLGPWIETSVDPGDLALKAEVDGELKQDGRTSDLVHKVPELVEFVSRVMTLLPGDIILTGTPEGVGPIEAGQQVSITIEGIGTLTNPVQDA, encoded by the coding sequence GTGCGTCTAGCTCGAATTGCTCATCCCGGTGGTGTCGCTTTCGCTTCGGTCGAAGGGGAAGGCGACGACGCTCAGGTGCTCGAAATCGCCGAACACCCTTTCGGCAACCCCAATTTCACCGGTAAGCGGTGGCCGCTCGCCGATGTCCGGCTGCTCGCGCCGATCCTGCCGACCAAGGTGATCGCGGTCGGCCGCAATTACGCGAAGCACGCGGCCGAGTTCGGCAACGAGGTGCCGTCGGACCCGATGCTGTTCATCAAGCCGTCCACCACGGTGATCGGCCCGAACGTGGCGATCAAGCGCCCGTCCGGCGTCGGCAGGGTCGACTTCGAGGGCGAGCTGGCGGTGGTGATCGGGCAGCCGGTGAAGAACGTGCCCGCCGCCCGCGCCGCGAGCGCCGTGCTCGGCTACACCGTCGCCAACGATGTCAGCGCGCGGGACCTGCAGAAGTCGGACGGCCAGTGGGGCAGGGCGAAGGGCTTCGACACCTTCTGCCCGCTCGGCCCGTGGATCGAGACCTCGGTGGACCCCGGCGACCTGGCGCTGAAGGCCGAGGTCGACGGCGAGCTGAAGCAGGACGGCCGCACCTCCGACCTGGTGCACAAGGTGCCGGAGCTGGTGGAGTTCGTGTCGCGGGTGATGACCCTGCTGCCGGGCGACATCATCCTCACCGGCACCCCGGAGGGCGTCGGCCCGATCGAGGCAGGCCAGCAGGTGTCCATCACGATCGAGGGCATCGGCACCCTGACGAACCCGGTCCAGGACGCCTGA
- a CDS encoding PH domain-containing protein gives MAKKAQQEQQDQGRKAIFRIPATAILAIVVLVVCVTPVAFGGIPGLQALYLVPLGLLWFVQRMRTVATADGLAVRTMFGHRDIPWTALKGLAITSKARVRAVLGDGSEIALPAVRTRHLPVLSLVSGGLLKDPTGLTDEDTAPSQSDTAPEAAADAETISTESAGENAPHKE, from the coding sequence ATGGCGAAAAAAGCGCAGCAAGAGCAGCAGGACCAGGGCCGGAAGGCGATCTTCCGCATCCCCGCGACCGCGATACTGGCGATCGTCGTACTGGTCGTGTGCGTGACTCCCGTCGCATTCGGCGGGATCCCCGGGCTGCAGGCGCTCTACCTCGTTCCGCTGGGCCTGCTGTGGTTCGTGCAGCGGATGCGGACCGTCGCGACCGCCGACGGGCTGGCCGTGCGCACCATGTTCGGGCACCGCGACATCCCGTGGACCGCGTTGAAGGGGCTGGCCATCACCAGCAAGGCCAGGGTCCGCGCGGTGCTCGGCGACGGCAGCGAGATCGCGCTTCCCGCCGTGCGCACGCGGCACCTGCCGGTGCTGTCACTGGTCAGCGGCGGCTTGCTGAAGGACCCCACCGGCCTCACCGACGAGGACACCGCACCGTCCCAATCGGACACTGCGCCGGAAGCGGCGGCCGATGCCGAGACGATCAGCACAGAGTCGGCCGGCGAGAACGCTCCGCACAAGGAGTAG
- a CDS encoding 3-isopropylmalate dehydrogenase, protein MRLAVIPGDGIGPEVVTEALKVLGEVAPTAEITNYDLGAARWHSTGELLPESVLGELRQHDAILLGAVGDPTVPSGILERGLLLRLRFELDHHVNLRPAKLYPGVRGPLADTSEIDMIVVREGTEGPYAGNGGLLRKDTEHEIATEVSVNTAFGIRRVVVDAFNRAEQRPRKHLTLLHKTNVLEHAGSLWSRIVEEVSLEHPEVTVAYSHVDAATIHLVTDPSRFDVIVTDNLFGDIITDLAAAVTGGIGLAASGNLDITRRNPSMFEPVHGSAPDIAGQGLADPTAAVLSVSLLLDHLGQKEAARRIEASVAFDLATRDQNSPGATHAIGDRLAALVSSNARGAV, encoded by the coding sequence ATGCGGCTCGCTGTGATCCCAGGTGACGGGATCGGGCCCGAGGTGGTCACCGAGGCGCTGAAGGTGCTTGGCGAGGTCGCACCGACGGCGGAGATCACCAACTACGATCTCGGCGCCGCGCGATGGCATTCCACCGGCGAGCTGCTGCCCGAGTCCGTTCTCGGCGAGCTCCGCCAGCACGACGCGATCCTGCTCGGCGCGGTCGGCGATCCGACGGTGCCCAGCGGCATCCTCGAGCGGGGCCTGCTGCTGCGGCTGCGGTTCGAGCTCGACCACCATGTGAACCTGCGGCCGGCCAAGCTGTACCCGGGGGTGCGCGGCCCGCTCGCCGACACCAGCGAGATCGATATGATCGTGGTCCGCGAAGGCACCGAGGGCCCGTACGCGGGCAACGGCGGCCTGCTGCGCAAGGACACCGAGCACGAGATCGCCACCGAGGTCAGCGTCAACACCGCGTTCGGTATCCGCCGCGTGGTCGTGGACGCGTTCAACCGCGCGGAGCAGCGCCCCCGCAAGCACTTGACGTTGCTGCACAAGACGAACGTGCTCGAGCACGCGGGTTCGCTGTGGTCGCGGATCGTCGAAGAGGTCTCGCTCGAACACCCCGAAGTGACCGTCGCCTATTCCCATGTGGACGCCGCGACGATCCACCTGGTGACCGACCCCTCGCGGTTCGACGTGATCGTCACCGACAACCTGTTCGGCGACATCATCACCGATCTCGCGGCCGCGGTCACCGGGGGCATCGGGCTCGCCGCGAGCGGGAACCTCGACATCACCCGCCGGAACCCGAGCATGTTCGAGCCGGTGCACGGCAGCGCGCCGGACATCGCCGGGCAGGGGCTCGCGGACCCGACCGCCGCGGTGCTGTCGGTGTCGCTGCTGCTCGACCACCTCGGGCAGAAGGAGGCCGCGCGCCGTATCGAAGCGTCGGTGGCCTTCGACCTGGCGACCCGCGACCAGAACTCGCCCGGTGCCACGCACGCGATCGGCGACCGGCTCGCCGCGCTCGTCTCCTCGAACGCTCGCGGCGCCGTCTGA
- the ilvN gene encoding acetolactate synthase small subunit, translating into MTNHTLSVLVENVPGVLARVSGLFSRRGFNIESLAVGPTENPEVSRMTIVVAVEELPLEQVTKQLNKLVNVIKIVELEKASAVQRELLLVKVRADATVRSQVLETVQLFRAKVVDVSPEALTVEATGTSDKIGALLRMLEPYGVRELVQSGMVAVGRGARSITATSAR; encoded by the coding sequence ATGACCAACCACACGTTGAGTGTTCTCGTCGAGAACGTCCCCGGTGTGCTCGCGCGCGTTTCGGGCCTGTTTTCCCGGCGCGGCTTCAACATCGAGTCCCTCGCGGTGGGGCCGACGGAAAACCCGGAGGTCTCCCGCATGACGATCGTGGTCGCCGTTGAGGAGCTACCGCTCGAACAGGTGACCAAGCAGCTCAACAAGCTGGTGAACGTGATCAAGATCGTGGAGCTCGAAAAGGCCAGCGCGGTGCAGCGCGAACTGCTGCTCGTCAAGGTCAGGGCGGATGCCACGGTGCGGAGCCAGGTGCTCGAAACCGTGCAGCTGTTCCGCGCCAAGGTCGTCGACGTGTCGCCGGAGGCGCTGACCGTCGAGGCGACCGGCACCTCCGACAAGATCGGCGCACTGCTACGGATGCTCGAACCCTACGGCGTCCGCGAACTCGTGCAGTCGGGCATGGTCGCGGTCGGGCGCGGAGCGCGTTCGATCACCGCGACCTCGGCCAGGTAG